From the Spiroplasma alleghenense genome, one window contains:
- a CDS encoding ROK family protein: protein MKNKILSIDLGGTSAKVGIVDQNGKVDINFIVENDMKNILPNLLEKIKEKLKESNFQYEEIDLIGFSTAGFIDHEQGIVRIAGNLNWFDFNLKDQAEKLFKKPVVVLNDANAAALGEFWVGSGEKYKSVVFYTLGTGIGGAIIINGQLIQGQHGYAGEFGHGGDMQHEIDCNCGLKHCLEPTTSAVGLSKAIKKFWLKNPNHSTLSYFPNPQEVEMVDIANVYKKNNFPQDLKDLIITMYKPLLNHMALMTKALDPEAILIGGGGSKMGDPLIDIIRTGLKPLLLPVYAADLKIQTAELGNDAGIIGAAYYALQKEGK from the coding sequence ATGAAAAATAAAATATTGTCAATCGATCTTGGTGGGACAAGCGCAAAAGTTGGAATTGTTGATCAGAATGGTAAGGTAGATATTAACTTTATTGTAGAAAACGATATGAAAAACATTTTACCCAATCTGTTAGAAAAAATTAAGGAAAAACTGAAGGAATCAAACTTTCAATACGAAGAAATTGATTTAATCGGATTTTCAACTGCGGGATTCATCGACCATGAACAAGGTATTGTTAGAATCGCTGGTAATCTTAATTGATTCGACTTTAATCTCAAAGATCAAGCAGAAAAATTATTCAAAAAACCTGTAGTCGTTTTAAATGACGCCAACGCAGCAGCGCTAGGTGAGTTTTGAGTTGGATCTGGGGAAAAATATAAATCAGTGGTTTTTTACACTCTTGGTACTGGAATCGGAGGAGCAATCATCATTAACGGACAATTAATTCAAGGTCAACACGGTTATGCGGGAGAATTTGGTCACGGTGGTGATATGCAACACGAAATTGACTGTAATTGTGGTTTGAAACATTGTTTAGAACCGACCACAAGCGCTGTTGGTCTAAGTAAAGCCATTAAGAAATTTTGACTGAAAAATCCAAATCACTCAACTTTAAGTTACTTTCCTAATCCCCAAGAAGTTGAAATGGTAGACATCGCGAATGTCTATAAAAAAAATAATTTTCCCCAAGATTTAAAAGATTTAATTATCACAATGTATAAGCCATTATTAAATCATATGGCACTAATGACTAAAGCATTGGATCCAGAAGCAATTTTAATTGGTGGAGGGGGGAGCAAAATGGGTGACCCTCTAATTGATATTATCAGAACCGGACTAAAACCATTATTGTTGCCAGTTTATGCAGCGGATTTAAAAATTCAAACCGCAGAATTAGGAAATGATGCTGGGATAATTGGAGCCGCATATTATGCTCTTCAAAAAGAAGGTAAGTAA
- the yqeH gene encoding ribosome biogenesis GTPase YqeH: protein MRFFNSDDGSKKGKSKTALKENDENVGNTTNKNESNKKCVGCGHFLHTRDIKKPGYVKDIELQDYCLRCFKIKYYNSLVEQEINDKDFIEILDNINKEKNKIRYYYVIDIFDLPGSRITWLESLIATKEVVIVVNKKDLLPKSVKPEKIIKYVKELFSSTPLKESKIILTSSLKNIYVEELLKEIMKVSYDQYVVGISNAGKSSLINAMLKANNQISSIVASKYVNTTLDRIKINFTENNSIYDTPGLVKHHHIANATATSYWDFFFFAKELVQKTYQLESGQTIFYGGIAWITFEEGINPLSNHKSRNATNFHFYVNRNLPLHRTKAINAENYFRKNRHVLAPRLADNDSEFETKKFEFSKSENVDLHISGLGWVNFNSYPGLKISVTFPKTAMGVKIQLLPALI from the coding sequence ATGAGATTCTTTAATTCAGATGATGGAAGCAAAAAAGGCAAGTCAAAAACTGCTTTAAAAGAAAATGATGAAAATGTTGGTAATACAACTAATAAAAACGAGTCTAATAAAAAGTGTGTTGGATGTGGTCATTTTCTTCATACCAGAGATATTAAAAAACCTGGTTATGTAAAGGATATCGAACTGCAAGATTATTGTCTTCGTTGCTTTAAAATAAAGTACTATAATAGTCTAGTCGAACAAGAAATTAATGATAAAGATTTTATTGAAATTTTAGACAATATCAATAAAGAAAAAAATAAAATTCGTTACTATTATGTAATCGATATATTCGACCTTCCTGGTAGCAGAATTACTTGATTGGAATCATTAATTGCCACTAAAGAAGTTGTAATCGTTGTTAACAAAAAGGACTTATTACCAAAATCAGTTAAACCTGAGAAAATAATTAAATATGTTAAGGAGCTATTTTCATCAACTCCATTAAAAGAATCTAAAATTATTTTAACAAGTTCTTTGAAAAATATTTATGTTGAAGAATTGCTAAAAGAAATAATGAAGGTAAGTTATGATCAGTATGTTGTTGGAATTTCTAATGCTGGTAAGTCGAGCCTAATAAACGCCATGTTAAAAGCAAATAACCAAATTTCTTCAATTGTTGCTAGTAAATATGTAAATACAACTTTAGACAGAATAAAAATTAATTTTACAGAAAACAATTCTATTTATGATACTCCGGGTTTGGTGAAACATCATCACATAGCTAATGCAACAGCAACTTCATATTGAGACTTTTTCTTTTTCGCCAAAGAATTAGTTCAAAAAACTTATCAATTAGAATCGGGACAAACAATTTTTTATGGTGGAATTGCTTGAATCACTTTCGAAGAGGGAATTAATCCACTAAGTAATCATAAATCGCGCAATGCCACAAATTTTCATTTCTATGTAAATCGAAATTTACCATTGCATCGAACTAAGGCAATCAATGCTGAAAATTACTTTAGAAAAAATCGTCATGTATTAGCTCCTCGCTTAGCTGATAATGACAGTGAATTTGAAACTAAAAAATTTGAATTTTCTAAAAGCGAAAATGTTGACTTACATATTTCGGGTTTAGGATGAGTTAATTTCAATTCCTATCCAGGATTAAAAATTAGTGTGACATTTCCAAAAACAGCAATGGGTGTTAAAATCCAATTGTTACCAGCACTTATTTAA
- a CDS encoding YqeG family HAD IIIA-type phosphatase: MANKKNNSGRNFLLLNYFKPSIYLRSYKKINLNSLKNSGIKVILCDLDNTLIGWNQRVPNADIMNFVKNVKENGFEFVLFSNNIRSRVQNFAKKAGIENYFWDCKKPLLGKMKIVKKLLPFDDSEIIMIGDQLITDILVANRAHIKSILVSPISKINEDSKIVRFLENFIYKSLSQKNILQEGFYTEGELGGNYEIL; the protein is encoded by the coding sequence ATGGCAAATAAGAAAAATAACAGCGGCAGAAACTTTTTACTTCTAAACTATTTCAAACCCTCAATTTACTTAAGAAGTTATAAAAAAATTAATTTAAATAGTTTGAAAAATAGCGGAATTAAAGTTATTTTATGTGATTTAGATAATACTTTGATTGGTTGAAATCAAAGAGTTCCAAATGCAGATATAATGAATTTTGTTAAAAATGTTAAGGAAAATGGTTTTGAATTTGTTTTGTTTTCAAATAATATCAGAAGTAGAGTTCAAAACTTCGCAAAAAAAGCTGGGATTGAAAATTATTTTTGAGATTGTAAAAAGCCGCTTTTGGGTAAAATGAAAATTGTAAAAAAATTACTACCATTCGATGATTCAGAAATTATTATGATTGGCGATCAACTAATAACTGATATTTTAGTCGCCAATCGAGCTCACATTAAAAGTATTTTGGTTTCACCAATTAGTAAAATAAATGAGGACAGCAAAATTGTGAGGTTCTTGGAGAACTTTATTTATAAGAGTTTGTCACAAAAAAATATTCTTCAGGAAGGTTTTTATACAGAGGGTGAATTAGGAGGTAATTATGAGATTCTTTAA
- a CDS encoding isochorismatase family protein encodes MKKALLIVDYQYDFVNPLGSLYVKGAEKLSNYITELLTKFKEENHMVFASQDWHPNNHYSFKQWGVHCLQNEQGSQLCLPVDQVDEIIIKGTDPEIESYSAFYDEKGNSNHLHEKLEQLGIKELTIVGVATDICVANTVADAIKLGYKTILDLEGCAGFTDKIPF; translated from the coding sequence ATGAAAAAGGCGTTGTTAATAGTTGATTACCAATATGACTTTGTAAATCCTTTAGGAAGCCTATATGTTAAAGGTGCAGAAAAATTGTCAAATTACATCACGGAATTATTGACAAAATTTAAAGAAGAAAATCACATGGTTTTTGCTTCTCAAGACTGACATCCTAATAATCATTATTCATTTAAGCAATGAGGCGTTCATTGTTTACAAAATGAACAAGGCTCGCAATTGTGCCTTCCAGTTGATCAAGTTGATGAAATAATTATTAAAGGAACAGACCCTGAAATAGAAAGCTACAGCGCTTTTTATGATGAAAAAGGCAATAGTAATCATCTTCACGAAAAATTGGAGCAACTAGGCATCAAAGAACTAACAATTGTGGGAGTAGCCACCGATATTTGTGTTGCTAATACAGTTGCAGACGCAATTAAATTGGGTTACAAAACTATTCTAGACTTAGAGGGTTGTGCTGGATTTACCGACAAAATCCCCTTCTAA
- the arcC gene encoding carbamate kinase, whose translation MSKIVVAIGGNALGDSPEEQKQIVKNTAKHLANIIAAGNKLVIVHGNGPQVGMINLGFDIAHKNESKSPIVDFPECGSMSQGYIGYHLQQALNNELKKMNLKKEVASLITQTLVDKNDQAFKNPTKPIGSFYDEKTAKDLAAKNNWSIKEDAGRGWRRVIASPKPTDIVEKNIVISMVENHIVPIAAGGGGIPVILEERNLVGVAAVIDKDFAAAKLAEIINADQLIILTAVDNIMINYGKPNQEALKEISTTDLEKHIKDNQFAPGSMLPKVEAAISFAARKKDNIAVIGNLEKVKEVLEGNSGTKIML comes from the coding sequence ATGAGTAAAATTGTTGTAGCAATCGGGGGAAACGCTTTAGGTGATAGCCCAGAAGAACAAAAACAAATTGTTAAAAATACCGCAAAACATTTAGCAAATATTATTGCTGCAGGCAATAAACTAGTGATTGTTCATGGTAACGGTCCTCAAGTAGGTATGATTAACTTAGGGTTTGATATTGCTCATAAAAATGAGAGTAAATCTCCAATCGTTGATTTTCCAGAATGCGGAAGTATGAGTCAAGGTTACATTGGTTATCATTTGCAACAGGCTTTAAATAATGAGTTAAAAAAAATGAATTTAAAAAAAGAAGTTGCTAGTTTAATCACTCAGACATTAGTTGATAAAAATGACCAAGCATTTAAAAATCCTACAAAACCAATCGGATCTTTTTATGATGAAAAGACCGCCAAAGATTTAGCAGCAAAAAATAATTGGTCAATTAAAGAAGATGCTGGTAGGGGATGAAGAAGAGTCATCGCTTCACCAAAACCAACTGATATCGTTGAGAAAAATATTGTTATTTCAATGGTTGAAAATCATATCGTTCCAATCGCAGCAGGAGGTGGAGGAATTCCTGTCATTCTTGAAGAAAGAAATTTAGTTGGTGTTGCTGCTGTAATTGATAAAGATTTTGCTGCAGCAAAATTAGCAGAAATTATTAATGCCGATCAACTAATTATCTTGACTGCTGTTGATAATATTATGATAAATTATGGTAAACCAAACCAAGAAGCATTGAAGGAAATTTCAACAACAGATTTAGAGAAACATATCAAAGACAACCAATTCGCTCCAGGAAGCATGTTACCAAAAGTTGAAGCGGCAATTAGTTTTGCTGCAAGAAAAAAAGATAATATTGCAGTAATTGGAAATCTAGAAAAAGTTAAAGAAGTTCTTGAGGGAAATTCAGGAACAAAAATAATGTTATAG
- a CDS encoding YfcC family protein, translated as MKKNDKVVDVDFKADKSSKPAKKRKFKMPTSFTILFFILFIVVIFTWIGNLAGWSYDRVVPEHIAPGGGVLVPETIEKDVVVKGAGIFDIFLAMTKGFVGKADIIIFIICLGGFLNIIMRTKALEAFTQSITKKMGKRTIWVIPILVTFFSFCGSTYGMAEETLGFYMIVIPLMIAAGFDSFTALMIVLFGAGAGVVASTVNPFLIGLAVEASKVAELTTSTGMAFRWIGWIIFTFFTICFIMWYASKVKKNPQKSVVFETAERDRIFFLGESVEEVKFNKKRIASLVVFLLTFVIMILYLVGWNDILGSNGAEQAGEWFNKYVFFLSGLIPGFGTGGLVEVACFFIISSLIIALIDWKGEEDYIDGFIVGSKDMLGVCLVIAVAAGLGFIMSETGLQTLIITGLSSGLGGLNTIGFVVISFFLFIPLSFLIPSTSGFATAIFPLWGPVAGSISISAASGSITAFSFASGFLNLFTPTSGVVMGALGIAKIEYSKIFKGGWIYLLGVLLISIVLLSVGPLLPSPIF; from the coding sequence ATGAAAAAAAATGACAAAGTGGTTGATGTAGATTTCAAAGCTGATAAGAGTTCGAAACCAGCCAAAAAAAGAAAATTTAAAATGCCAACGTCGTTTACAATCTTGTTTTTCATACTATTTATAGTTGTGATATTTACCTGAATTGGTAATTTAGCAGGCTGAAGTTATGATAGAGTAGTTCCTGAACATATCGCTCCTGGTGGAGGAGTTCTTGTACCTGAAACAATTGAAAAAGACGTAGTTGTAAAAGGAGCTGGAATATTCGATATTTTCCTAGCAATGACTAAAGGATTTGTTGGTAAAGCGGATATTATTATCTTCATTATTTGTTTGGGAGGTTTCTTGAACATAATAATGAGAACAAAAGCACTGGAAGCTTTTACCCAATCAATAACTAAAAAAATGGGTAAAAGAACAATTTGAGTTATCCCAATCTTAGTAACCTTCTTCAGTTTTTGTGGTTCAACTTATGGGATGGCAGAAGAAACATTAGGTTTCTACATGATTGTAATTCCATTAATGATTGCTGCGGGTTTTGATAGCTTTACAGCCTTGATGATTGTTTTATTTGGAGCCGGAGCCGGGGTTGTTGCCTCAACAGTAAACCCATTCTTAATTGGTTTGGCTGTTGAAGCTTCAAAAGTTGCAGAACTAACAACTAGTACAGGAATGGCATTTCGTTGAATTGGTTGAATAATCTTCACTTTTTTCACAATTTGCTTTATTATGTGATATGCAAGTAAGGTTAAAAAAAATCCACAAAAATCAGTTGTTTTCGAAACAGCTGAAAGAGATCGTATTTTCTTTCTTGGCGAATCAGTTGAAGAAGTAAAATTCAATAAAAAAAGAATCGCTTCACTTGTAGTGTTTTTATTAACCTTTGTAATTATGATTTTGTACTTAGTGGGGTGAAATGACATCCTAGGAAGTAACGGTGCAGAACAAGCGGGGGAATGATTTAACAAATACGTTTTCTTCCTTTCAGGACTAATTCCAGGATTTGGAACTGGTGGACTTGTTGAGGTTGCATGTTTCTTCATTATTAGTTCATTAATTATTGCATTAATTGATTGAAAAGGTGAGGAAGACTATATTGATGGTTTTATTGTTGGAAGTAAAGATATGTTAGGAGTATGTTTGGTAATTGCAGTTGCAGCTGGACTTGGATTCATTATGAGCGAAACTGGTTTACAAACTCTAATTATTACTGGACTTTCAAGTGGTCTGGGAGGATTAAATACAATAGGATTTGTAGTAATTTCTTTCTTCCTCTTTATTCCTTTATCATTCTTAATTCCATCAACTTCAGGATTTGCCACAGCAATATTCCCTTTATGAGGACCAGTTGCTGGAAGCATTTCAATAAGTGCGGCTAGTGGATCGATTACAGCATTCTCATTTGCTTCAGGTTTCTTAAACCTATTTACTCCAACTTCAGGAGTAGTAATGGGAGCATTAGGAATTGCTAAAATTGAGTACAGCAAAATATTTAAAGGTGGATGAATTTACCTACTAGGAGTATTACTAATTTCGATTGTATTACTTTCAGTTGGTCCATTATTACCATCACCAATTTTTTAA
- the argF gene encoding ornithine carbamoyltransferase, which yields MALNLRGRSLRTLLDFSPREIRYLLDLARDLKRAKYAGNEIPKLVGKNICLLFQKDSTRTRCAFEVAALDQGARVTYLGPSGSQMGKKESVEDTAKVLGRMYDGIEFRGYKQEDVEILINHAGVPVFNGLTDKYHPTQILADFMTIIEERGELKGKKLVFFGDARNNMGNSLMIGAAKMGMHFVAAAPKKYWPDEDLVKECQAIAKETGAKIEFQEDAKLAAKDADVLYTDVWVSMGEPAEVWESRVKELKPYQVNKEILKQAKADALFMHCLPAFHDLNTEVGMDINKKFGLKEMEVTDEVFRSKNSVVFEEAENRVHSIKAVMVAMIGN from the coding sequence ATGGCCTTAAATTTAAGAGGGAGAAGTCTTAGAACTTTACTAGATTTCTCACCAAGAGAAATTAGATACTTGCTAGACTTAGCAAGGGATTTAAAAAGAGCTAAATACGCTGGGAATGAAATTCCAAAATTAGTAGGTAAAAATATTTGCTTGCTATTTCAAAAAGATTCAACAAGAACTAGATGTGCTTTTGAAGTAGCAGCTCTTGACCAAGGTGCTCGAGTTACTTACTTAGGACCTAGTGGATCACAAATGGGTAAAAAAGAATCTGTTGAAGATACTGCCAAAGTTTTAGGAAGAATGTATGACGGAATTGAATTTAGGGGTTATAAACAAGAAGATGTTGAGATTCTAATCAATCACGCCGGAGTTCCAGTATTTAATGGATTAACAGACAAATACCATCCAACTCAAATTCTAGCTGACTTTATGACTATCATTGAGGAAAGAGGGGAATTAAAAGGTAAAAAATTAGTTTTCTTCGGAGATGCTCGAAACAATATGGGTAACTCACTAATGATTGGGGCTGCTAAAATGGGAATGCACTTTGTTGCTGCTGCACCAAAAAAATACTGACCTGATGAAGATTTAGTAAAAGAATGTCAAGCAATTGCCAAAGAAACTGGTGCTAAAATTGAATTTCAAGAAGATGCAAAACTAGCTGCCAAAGATGCTGACGTACTTTATACAGATGTTTGAGTTTCAATGGGAGAACCTGCTGAGGTTTGAGAATCAAGAGTTAAAGAATTAAAACCATATCAAGTTAACAAAGAAATTTTAAAACAAGCTAAAGCAGACGCATTATTTATGCACTGTTTACCAGCTTTCCATGATTTAAATACAGAAGTAGGAATGGATATCAATAAAAAATTTGGTTTAAAAGAAATGGAAGTTACCGACGAGGTCTTTAGATCTAAAAATTCAGTTGTTTTTGAAGAAGCTGAGAACCGCGTTCACTCAATCAAAGCCGTTATGGTTGCGATGATTGGAAATTAG
- a CDS encoding arginine deiminase, with product MSKINVFSEIGKLKEVLVHRPGNEVENLTPDLLDRLLFDDIPFLKVAQYEHDRFTQLLTENGVTVKYIENLVAEALDQNPDLRDGFINKFIEEAKVKKEYAKDFKDFLSKMTNIDMVKQMIGGTKKIELNQDDKSPYPFIADPLPNVLFQRDPFASVGNKVTIHKMWSETRNRETLFPDFVFDNHKDYKNNVEKVYQREYKDFIEGGDILVLNKETLIIGVSQRTSHEAVEKLAQNLFKGEETFKKIIVLDLPKTRSYMHLDTVFTNIDFDKFIVHPLIFDAISEFKIFEITKAGKKEIKLPLIEFLSSVVGKDVQLIKCGGSDEIAAGREQWNDGTNVITIAPGKVIAYERNWVTIDLLKKAGVEVITTPSSELSRGRGGPRCMTMPLVREDLK from the coding sequence ATGAGCAAAATTAATGTATTTTCAGAAATCGGAAAATTAAAAGAAGTTTTAGTACACCGTCCAGGAAATGAAGTTGAAAATTTAACTCCAGATTTATTAGACCGTTTACTATTTGATGATATTCCTTTTCTAAAAGTTGCACAGTATGAACATGATAGGTTTACCCAATTGCTAACTGAAAACGGAGTAACAGTAAAATATATTGAAAATCTAGTTGCTGAAGCACTAGATCAAAACCCAGATTTAAGAGACGGTTTTATTAACAAATTTATCGAAGAAGCAAAAGTCAAAAAAGAATATGCAAAAGATTTTAAAGACTTTTTATCAAAAATGACAAATATTGACATGGTAAAACAAATGATTGGTGGTACTAAAAAAATTGAGTTAAATCAAGATGACAAATCACCATATCCATTTATCGCAGATCCACTGCCAAACGTTTTATTCCAAAGAGATCCATTTGCATCAGTTGGTAATAAAGTTACAATTCACAAAATGTGAAGTGAGACAAGAAATCGCGAAACACTATTTCCAGACTTTGTTTTTGATAATCACAAAGATTACAAAAATAATGTAGAAAAAGTTTATCAAAGAGAATATAAAGATTTTATCGAAGGTGGTGACATCTTAGTATTAAATAAGGAGACATTAATAATTGGTGTTTCACAAAGAACAAGTCATGAAGCTGTTGAAAAATTAGCTCAAAACTTATTCAAGGGTGAAGAAACATTTAAAAAAATTATAGTATTAGACTTGCCTAAAACTAGAAGTTATATGCACTTAGATACAGTATTTACTAATATTGATTTTGATAAATTTATTGTGCATCCATTGATTTTCGATGCAATAAGTGAATTTAAAATATTCGAAATTACAAAAGCAGGTAAAAAAGAAATTAAACTACCATTAATTGAATTCTTAAGTTCAGTAGTTGGAAAAGATGTTCAACTAATAAAATGTGGTGGATCAGATGAAATTGCTGCAGGTAGAGAACAATGAAACGATGGAACAAACGTAATCACAATCGCTCCAGGTAAAGTAATTGCTTATGAAAGAAACTGAGTAACAATTGATTTACTTAAAAAAGCTGGAGTTGAGGTAATCACAACTCCAAGTAGCGAACTTTCTCGCGGTAGAGGTGGACCTCGTTGTATGACAATGCCACTAGTAAGAGAAGATTTAAAATAA
- the ruvB gene encoding Holliday junction branch migration DNA helicase RuvB, which translates to MNSQVFRPKTWKEYFGQENIINNLKVYVSSAKIQGKSLDNILIHGPSGMGKTSLAYLISKVMNQKIHILNGPSLQKPSDLISTLTSIKEKEILFIDEIHAVTKEVLEILYPVLEEGKLSVIIGKDYNSKVINIKIPDITIIVATTELNKLPVPFSNRFAINLHLKNYNIKEISQIVFRASEKIGLKLTEELACFLANHCKQVPRVAINILKRIYDYIVYEENDILTISRLKTILEKMNIYDYGLTDVDINYLLIVKEYQPIGIETISHIASIPISVILSVIEPPLLIQNLIKRTSKGRMLTDDGISILFKNNFHQKKY; encoded by the coding sequence ATGAACAGTCAAGTATTTAGACCCAAGACCTGAAAAGAATACTTTGGACAAGAAAACATTATAAACAATCTTAAGGTTTATGTAAGTTCTGCAAAAATTCAAGGAAAATCTCTTGATAATATTTTAATTCATGGTCCGAGTGGAATGGGAAAAACTTCGCTTGCTTATTTAATTTCAAAAGTAATGAATCAAAAAATTCACATTTTAAATGGTCCAAGCTTACAAAAACCAAGTGATTTAATTTCCACTCTTACTTCAATTAAGGAAAAAGAAATTTTATTTATTGATGAAATTCACGCAGTTACAAAAGAGGTCTTAGAAATTCTATATCCAGTACTTGAAGAAGGTAAACTTAGTGTAATAATCGGTAAAGATTATAATTCTAAGGTTATAAATATTAAAATTCCTGATATCACAATAATTGTGGCAACAACAGAATTAAATAAATTACCGGTACCATTTTCAAATCGATTTGCGATTAACTTACACTTAAAAAACTATAATATCAAAGAAATTAGTCAAATAGTTTTTAGAGCGAGCGAAAAAATAGGTCTTAAACTTACTGAGGAATTAGCTTGTTTTTTAGCTAATCATTGTAAACAAGTTCCAAGAGTTGCGATCAATATTTTAAAAAGAATTTATGATTATATTGTTTATGAAGAAAATGATATATTAACAATTTCGCGACTAAAAACAATTTTGGAGAAAATGAATATTTATGATTATGGTTTGACTGATGTTGATATTAATTATTTATTAATAGTCAAAGAGTATCAACCCATCGGAATTGAAACAATTTCACACATTGCTTCAATTCCGATTTCTGTCATTTTGTCAGTTATTGAGCCTCCATTATTGATTCAAAACCTTATAAAAAGGACTTCTAAAGGAAGAATGCTAACAGATGATGGAATTTCTATTCTTTTCAAAAATAATTTTCACCAAAAGAAATATTAA
- the ruvA gene encoding Holliday junction branch migration protein RuvA, with translation MHYIIGDIKQIEKNFLIIETEQKIGFRFNYFKSLGDKGFETNITSNNKVFVTEIKSDFESFYFCFENENNQRLFSELNKIKTVGIKTAKLIMKSFEHDEIIQIIQDNDFEKLEDLKNIGSFTAKVIINELQKVYFKVTYNSKQLSVIDSLQKLGYNQRRIYQAVSKIDNNLKIEEMFQKVLVRVVENEQSSI, from the coding sequence ATGCATTATATAATTGGTGATATTAAACAAATAGAAAAAAACTTCTTAATAATCGAAACTGAGCAAAAAATCGGCTTCAGGTTCAATTACTTTAAATCATTAGGAGATAAGGGATTTGAAACAAATATAACAAGTAATAATAAGGTCTTTGTTACAGAAATAAAGTCGGATTTTGAGTCATTTTATTTTTGCTTTGAAAACGAAAATAATCAAAGATTATTCTCAGAACTAAATAAAATAAAAACAGTTGGAATTAAGACGGCAAAATTAATTATGAAAAGTTTTGAGCACGACGAAATTATTCAAATAATTCAAGACAATGACTTTGAAAAATTAGAAGACTTAAAAAATATTGGATCTTTTACAGCTAAGGTTATTATTAATGAGTTACAAAAAGTGTACTTTAAAGTAACTTATAATTCCAAACAATTAAGTGTAATTGACAGTTTACAAAAACTTGGTTATAACCAAAGAAGAATTTATCAAGCAGTTAGTAAAATTGATAACAATTTAAAAATTGAAGAAATGTTTCAAAAAGTACTAGTTAGGGTGGTTGAAAATGAACAGTCAAGTATTTAG
- the rpsU gene encoding 30S ribosomal protein S21 yields MASVTLHEGEPIEKALKRFQKVASANKAEARKREYHLSKKEKRIYKQKQNRKFG; encoded by the coding sequence ATGGCTAGTGTTACTTTACACGAAGGTGAACCAATCGAAAAAGCATTAAAACGTTTTCAAAAAGTTGCTTCAGCAAATAAAGCAGAAGCTCGTAAACGTGAATATCACTTAAGTAAAAAAGAAAAACGTATTTACAAACAAAAACAAAACCGCAAATTTGGCTAA